The following are encoded together in the Bacillus sp. NP157 genome:
- the fliR gene encoding flagellar biosynthetic protein FliR, producing the protein MPLDLGQLEGWVGSACWALARITGLMLVAPVLGATVIPVRIRLALTIMLTVVLAPLAPLDVRPLSAQGIATMAQQVLVGAAIGFILKLVFEAVSFGGQFVSQAMSLGFAEVVNPGVGGTTPVLSQFYTMLVTLLFLTLNGHLQLIDLLAESFRSLPVGGEGIGTNGIWGVLTFASHLFAGAVRVALPALTALLVVNLGFGAISRSAPSMNLFAVGFPITICLGMVAVWLALRGLPSAFDSLSTDAWQAMRQLIGR; encoded by the coding sequence ATGCCACTCGACCTCGGCCAGCTCGAGGGTTGGGTCGGCAGCGCCTGCTGGGCGCTCGCCCGCATCACCGGCCTGATGCTCGTGGCGCCCGTGCTGGGCGCCACGGTCATTCCCGTGCGCATCCGGCTGGCCCTCACCATCATGCTGACCGTGGTGCTGGCGCCGCTGGCGCCGCTCGACGTGCGCCCGCTGTCGGCCCAGGGCATCGCTACGATGGCCCAGCAGGTGCTGGTCGGCGCGGCGATCGGTTTCATCCTGAAGCTGGTCTTCGAAGCCGTGTCGTTCGGCGGCCAGTTCGTATCCCAGGCGATGAGCCTGGGCTTCGCCGAAGTGGTCAACCCCGGCGTCGGCGGCACCACGCCGGTGCTCAGCCAGTTCTACACGATGCTGGTGACCCTGCTGTTCCTCACCCTGAATGGCCACCTGCAGCTGATCGACCTGCTGGCCGAGAGCTTCCGCAGCCTGCCGGTGGGCGGCGAGGGCATCGGCACCAACGGCATCTGGGGCGTGCTGACCTTTGCCAGCCACCTGTTCGCCGGCGCCGTGCGCGTCGCCTTGCCGGCGCTGACCGCCCTGCTGGTGGTCAACCTCGGGTTCGGCGCCATCAGCCGCTCCGCGCCGTCGATGAACCTGTTCGCGGTCGGCTTCCCGATCACCATCTGCCTCGGCATGGTCGCGGTGTGGCTGGCCCTGCGCGGCCTGCCGAGCGCCTTCGACTCGCTCTCCACGGATGCATGGCAAGCCATGCGCCAGCTCATCGGGAGGTAG
- the fliO gene encoding flagellar biosynthetic protein FliO — protein MRRIAAALVGGFLPCALLAAPVAAPIAAPAVDSGAEIVRVLVSLFGVVALIFFVGWLSRRAQARIRPGGRKIRIIESLPVGIKEKVMLIEVGGKQLLVGASPTGGLRTLHVLDTPVQDDGTPSDGPALRGFRDILSQWKRP, from the coding sequence ATGCGCCGTATCGCCGCTGCCCTCGTGGGTGGCTTCCTCCCCTGTGCCTTGCTGGCGGCCCCGGTGGCCGCGCCGATCGCTGCCCCGGCAGTGGATTCCGGCGCGGAAATCGTCCGCGTGCTGGTCAGCCTGTTCGGCGTCGTTGCGCTGATCTTCTTCGTCGGCTGGCTCAGCCGCCGCGCCCAGGCGCGGATCCGCCCCGGTGGCCGGAAGATCCGCATCATCGAATCGCTGCCGGTCGGCATCAAGGAGAAGGTCATGCTGATCGAGGTGGGCGGCAAGCAGTTGCTGGTAGGCGCATCGCCCACCGGCGGCCTGCGCACGCTGCACGTCCTCGACACCCCGGTGCAGGACGACGGCACGCCGTCGGACGGCCCGGCGCTGCGCGGTTTTCGCGACATCCTTTCCCAGTGGAAGCGTCCATGA
- the fliP gene encoding flagellar type III secretion system pore protein FliP (The bacterial flagellar biogenesis protein FliP forms a type III secretion system (T3SS)-type pore required for flagellar assembly.): MKWAVFLALLLSPFAVFAAEPPGIPLVNVQPGSNGGQQWSLSIQMLALMTALTVLPAILLMMTSFTRIIIVLGFLRQALGTNSTPPNQVILGLSLFLTLFVMSPVLNKAYDAGLKPYMDGQMSVQDALPAAAAPFKHFMLEQTREPDLQLFTKLAGEQPYADRDAVPYRVALPAFVTSELKTAFQMGFLLFIPFLIIDLVVASVLMSMGMMMVSPMIISLPFKIMLFVLVDGWTLLLGTLAGSFYQ, from the coding sequence CTGAAGTGGGCCGTCTTCCTGGCCTTGCTGCTCAGCCCCTTCGCGGTGTTCGCCGCGGAGCCGCCGGGCATTCCCCTGGTGAACGTGCAGCCGGGTAGCAACGGCGGCCAGCAGTGGTCGCTGTCGATCCAGATGCTGGCGCTGATGACCGCGCTGACGGTGCTGCCGGCCATCCTGCTGATGATGACCTCGTTCACCCGGATCATCATCGTGCTGGGCTTCCTGCGGCAGGCGCTGGGCACCAACAGCACGCCGCCGAACCAGGTCATCCTCGGCCTGTCGCTGTTCCTCACCCTGTTCGTCATGTCGCCTGTGTTGAACAAGGCCTACGACGCCGGGCTCAAGCCCTACATGGACGGCCAGATGAGCGTGCAGGACGCACTGCCGGCCGCCGCCGCGCCGTTCAAGCACTTCATGCTCGAGCAGACCCGCGAGCCCGATTTGCAGCTGTTCACCAAGCTGGCCGGCGAGCAGCCGTACGCCGACCGCGACGCCGTGCCTTACCGCGTCGCGCTGCCCGCGTTCGTCACCAGTGAGCTCAAGACCGCCTTCCAGATGGGCTTCCTGCTGTTCATCCCGTTCCTGATCATCGACCTTGTCGTCGCCTCCGTGCTGATGTCCATGGGCATGATGATGGTCTCGCCGATGATCATCTCCCTGCCGTTCAAGATCATGCTGTTCGTGCTGGTCGACGGGTGGACCCTGCTGCTGGGTACGCTGGCCGGGAGCTTCTACCAATGA
- the fliM gene encoding flagellar motor switch protein FliM: MSDILTQEEIDALLAGVEGGSVETEIEPPPLPGSVLDYDFTQQDRIVRGRLPTLEMVNDRFARYFRANLFNVLRKSCEVSVLGVKMTKFNEYVHSLAVPSNLNLIRIKPLRGTALMVFEPRLVFTVIDNFFGGDGRFHARIEGRDFTPTENRVIQIVLAEAFSSMAEAWAPVLKMQFEFLNSEINPQFANIVSPTETVVVSRFHVELDGGGGEIHLTLPYSMVEPIRELLDAGVQSDRAERDERWIQNLHEEILDAEVEVTSMLAEARLTIGDFLHLRKGDVIPINLPDLATVFAEDVPIFRGRMANAAGNKAVQFEGHMRRPSLRQAPPPPVLTEPV; this comes from the coding sequence ATGAGCGACATTCTCACCCAGGAAGAAATCGACGCCCTGCTCGCAGGCGTGGAAGGCGGCTCGGTGGAAACCGAGATCGAGCCCCCGCCGCTGCCGGGCTCCGTGCTGGACTATGACTTCACCCAGCAGGACCGCATCGTCCGCGGCCGCCTGCCGACGCTGGAGATGGTCAACGACCGCTTTGCCCGTTATTTCCGCGCCAACCTGTTCAACGTGCTGCGCAAGTCCTGCGAAGTGTCGGTGCTCGGCGTGAAGATGACCAAGTTCAACGAGTACGTCCATTCGCTGGCCGTGCCGAGCAACCTGAACCTGATCCGGATCAAGCCCTTGCGCGGCACCGCGCTGATGGTCTTCGAGCCGCGCCTGGTGTTCACGGTGATCGACAATTTCTTCGGGGGCGACGGCCGTTTCCATGCCCGCATCGAAGGCCGGGATTTCACCCCGACGGAAAACCGGGTCATCCAGATCGTGCTGGCCGAGGCGTTCTCGTCCATGGCCGAAGCCTGGGCGCCGGTGCTGAAGATGCAGTTCGAGTTCCTGAACTCGGAGATCAATCCGCAGTTCGCCAATATCGTCAGCCCAACGGAAACCGTGGTGGTCTCGCGCTTCCACGTCGAGCTCGATGGCGGCGGTGGGGAAATCCACCTGACCCTGCCGTATTCCATGGTCGAGCCGATCCGTGAACTGCTCGACGCCGGCGTGCAGAGCGACCGGGCCGAGCGTGACGAGCGCTGGATCCAGAACCTGCACGAGGAAATCCTCGACGCGGAAGTGGAAGTCACCTCCATGCTCGCCGAGGCGCGCCTGACCATCGGCGACTTCCTGCACCTGCGCAAGGGTGACGTCATCCCGATCAACCTGCCCGACCTGGCCACGGTGTTCGCCGAAGACGTGCCCATTTTCCGCGGACGCATGGCCAACGCCGCCGGCAACAAGGCCGTGCAGTTCGAAGGCCACATGCGCCGCCCGTCGCTCCGCCAGGCCCCGCCACCCCCCGTCCTCACCGAACCCGTGTAG
- a CDS encoding flagellar basal body-associated FliL family protein: MATAKNEAAEGAPKKKGKGKLLLIIAVLVLAAGGGGAFFLLKGKHPKSAEQAAAEAAKAKPAVYLQLDPAFVVNFQDETALRFLQVGVNVMSHDPEAITAAKEADPEIRNALLMLFSAQDVKSLSDVQGKQKLQAAALAEVQRVLKEKIGRPGVDALYFTSFIMQ, encoded by the coding sequence ATGGCCACCGCGAAGAACGAAGCCGCCGAAGGCGCCCCGAAGAAGAAAGGCAAGGGCAAGCTGCTGCTGATCATCGCCGTGCTCGTGCTGGCCGCCGGTGGTGGCGGTGCCTTTTTCCTGCTCAAGGGCAAGCATCCGAAGAGCGCCGAACAGGCCGCCGCGGAAGCCGCCAAGGCCAAGCCGGCCGTTTACCTGCAGCTGGACCCGGCGTTCGTCGTTAACTTCCAGGACGAGACCGCGCTGCGGTTCCTCCAGGTGGGCGTCAACGTGATGTCGCACGATCCGGAGGCGATCACCGCCGCCAAGGAAGCCGATCCGGAGATCCGCAATGCCCTGCTCATGCTGTTTTCGGCGCAGGACGTGAAGTCGCTGTCCGACGTGCAGGGCAAGCAGAAGCTGCAGGCCGCGGCCCTGGCCGAGGTGCAGCGCGTGCTGAAGGAAAAGATCGGCCGTCCGGGCGTCGACGCCCTGTATTTCACCAGCTTCATCATGCAGTGA
- a CDS encoding flagellar assembly protein FliH — MSLTSILARERADQYQRWELPVVGGVDHVQADEAEADDVPHRPTVAELEAIERQAREEGFNAGMNEGRAMAKRELAAQVARLDALFAAVERPFAELDNDVAGDLAMLATLIAERVLGYDIATRPEQILDVVRQAVDALPAASRHLKIHLNPADAALVREHRSGQDHEGTVVDDASLERGDVRLESEHSRLDARVRTRLAAVVDSVLQGQGAVDADDAGEPDAS; from the coding sequence ATGAGCCTCACCTCGATCCTTGCCCGCGAGCGCGCCGACCAGTACCAGCGTTGGGAACTGCCCGTCGTGGGCGGCGTCGACCACGTGCAGGCCGACGAGGCCGAAGCCGACGACGTGCCGCATCGGCCCACCGTGGCCGAGCTGGAAGCGATCGAACGCCAGGCCCGCGAAGAAGGTTTCAATGCGGGCATGAACGAAGGCCGGGCGATGGCTAAACGCGAGCTCGCAGCGCAGGTGGCGCGGCTGGACGCGTTGTTTGCCGCCGTGGAGCGTCCGTTCGCCGAACTCGACAACGACGTGGCCGGCGATCTCGCGATGCTGGCGACGCTGATCGCCGAGCGCGTGCTCGGCTATGACATCGCCACCCGTCCGGAGCAGATCCTGGACGTGGTGCGCCAGGCCGTGGACGCCTTGCCGGCGGCTTCGCGCCATTTGAAAATCCATCTGAATCCCGCCGATGCCGCGCTGGTTCGCGAGCATCGTTCGGGGCAGGATCACGAAGGCACCGTCGTCGACGACGCATCGCTGGAACGCGGCGACGTGCGCCTGGAAAGCGAGCACTCGCGCCTCGACGCGCGCGTCCGCACCCGCCTTGCGGCGGTCGTCGACAGCGTGCTGCAGGGGCAGGGCGCCGTCGATGCCGACGATGCCGGTGAGCCCGACGCCTCGTGA
- the fliQ gene encoding flagellar biosynthesis protein FliQ, with protein sequence MTPESVIGFGQQALHIAMLIGAPLLLTALAVGLIVGMIQAATQINEQTLSFIPKLICMALVAIITGPWMLRTMVDFTRSLIESLPQAVR encoded by the coding sequence ATGACGCCCGAATCGGTCATCGGCTTCGGCCAGCAGGCCCTGCACATCGCCATGCTGATCGGTGCGCCGTTGCTGCTCACCGCGCTGGCGGTAGGCCTGATCGTCGGCATGATCCAGGCCGCGACGCAGATCAACGAACAGACCCTCAGCTTCATCCCGAAGCTGATCTGCATGGCCCTGGTCGCGATCATCACCGGCCCGTGGATGCTGCGCACCATGGTCGACTTCACCCGCTCGCTCATCGAATCGCTGCCCCAGGCCGTGCGCTGA
- a CDS encoding flagellar hook-length control protein FliK produces the protein MNNASLLLNAARPATKAATPEPASGGHDDTRSTQFSTAMDAAHATARHASSASKDSAPTMSARPVAKKPEGVAHTHDTTHGKAKAADDTSSSSSTASGSASASSDTGADAKDDATAKAKDADQDAGKAGASQGDDTSLAASVLALIGVPTAVTQVAAKALGAAKDALTGQTGDAVGGLAAAKDAGLNALGLNATASTDTAAPTTGLGSPFAALLATPAAGDGKDRTAGVDLGSTSPMPFAHAQLQGQDGTTMQLQSTQAATSPQFAQELGEQIAWMGSAAGSVKEARIKLHPEELGSMDVRVSMDGGKVNVAIMAQHPAAVHAVQQTLSNLDSMLAHHGLSLGQASVNQGNAQQNGSGQAQGQTGQGSDADAGSDAVATVATSSVSRGLLNEVA, from the coding sequence ATGAATAACGCTTCGCTTCTCCTCAATGCAGCCCGCCCGGCTACGAAGGCGGCCACGCCCGAGCCGGCCTCGGGCGGCCATGACGACACGCGCTCGACGCAGTTCAGCACGGCGATGGATGCCGCGCACGCCACGGCACGCCACGCCAGCAGCGCGTCGAAAGATTCGGCGCCGACGATGTCGGCGCGCCCGGTAGCGAAGAAGCCTGAGGGCGTCGCGCACACGCACGACACCACCCACGGCAAGGCGAAGGCGGCGGACGACACCTCGTCGTCCTCGTCGACGGCGTCCGGCAGCGCATCCGCCTCGTCGGATACCGGCGCGGATGCGAAGGACGATGCCACGGCCAAAGCGAAGGACGCCGACCAGGATGCCGGCAAGGCTGGCGCGAGCCAGGGCGACGATACGTCGCTGGCTGCGTCAGTGCTTGCGCTGATCGGCGTGCCGACCGCGGTGACCCAGGTTGCCGCGAAGGCGCTTGGCGCGGCGAAGGATGCACTTACCGGACAGACCGGCGATGCCGTCGGCGGCCTCGCCGCGGCGAAGGACGCCGGGCTGAACGCACTTGGCCTCAATGCCACGGCGTCGACCGACACTGCGGCACCCACAACGGGCCTCGGCTCGCCGTTCGCCGCGCTGCTCGCCACGCCGGCGGCGGGCGATGGCAAGGACCGTACGGCCGGCGTCGACCTCGGCAGTACCAGCCCGATGCCGTTCGCCCACGCACAGCTGCAAGGCCAGGACGGCACGACGATGCAATTGCAGTCCACCCAGGCGGCGACCTCGCCGCAGTTCGCCCAGGAGCTGGGCGAGCAGATCGCGTGGATGGGGTCGGCGGCCGGATCGGTCAAGGAAGCGCGTATCAAGCTGCACCCGGAAGAACTGGGCAGCATGGACGTGCGCGTAAGCATGGACGGCGGCAAGGTCAACGTGGCCATCATGGCCCAGCACCCCGCCGCGGTTCACGCCGTGCAGCAGACCTTGTCCAACCTCGACAGCATGCTGGCCCACCACGGCCTCTCGCTGGGCCAGGCTTCGGTGAACCAGGGGAATGCGCAGCAGAACGGCAGCGGCCAGGCCCAGGGCCAAACCGGGCAGGGCAGCGATGCCGACGCCGGCAGCGACGCCGTGGCCACCGTGGCGACCTCGTCCGTGTCGCGCGGCCTGCTCAACGAAGTCGCCTGA
- the fliI gene encoding flagellar protein export ATPase FliI translates to MAVQRANVERVRPLQAEGKLRRVVGLTLEAVGCEAPVGSRCMVAGADGKQLETEVVGFSDGRLLLMPTGEMHGVLPNARVTPVASVSGVPVGDALLGRVIGPDGVPLDGMGPLLTRDRAPLRRDPINPMLRQPIDTPLDTGVRAINSLLTVGRGQRIGLFAGSGVGKSTLMGMMTRFTNADVVVVGLIGERGREVKEFVDHTLGEEGRRRAVVIAAPADAPPLSRLRGAQVATAVAEHFRDQGKRVLLLMDSLTRYAQAQREIALAIGEPPATKGYPPSVFAMLPALVERAGNDAEGRGSITAFYTVLTEGDDYRHDPIADAARAILDGHIVLSRDLAEAGHYPAIDIEASISRVMHSVVSKEHMRSAQRFRQVYSAYRQQRDLIAVGAYQKGSDPRTDEAIALYPKLSAFLQQETDTPVFLDEAEAGLADAAKAG, encoded by the coding sequence CTGGCGGTACAGCGCGCCAACGTCGAGCGCGTGCGTCCCCTGCAGGCCGAAGGCAAGTTGCGCCGCGTAGTCGGCCTTACGCTCGAAGCCGTTGGCTGCGAAGCGCCAGTCGGCTCGCGCTGCATGGTGGCCGGCGCCGACGGCAAACAGCTTGAGACCGAGGTCGTCGGCTTTTCCGACGGCCGCCTGTTGCTGATGCCTACCGGCGAAATGCACGGTGTGTTGCCGAATGCCCGGGTCACCCCGGTTGCTTCGGTGTCGGGCGTTCCCGTCGGCGACGCCCTGCTCGGCCGCGTGATCGGTCCGGACGGCGTGCCACTCGATGGCATGGGCCCGCTGCTCACCCGCGACCGTGCACCGCTGCGTCGCGATCCGATCAACCCGATGCTGCGCCAGCCGATCGACACCCCGCTCGATACCGGCGTGCGCGCCATCAATTCCCTGCTCACCGTGGGTCGCGGCCAGCGCATCGGCCTGTTCGCGGGCTCCGGCGTCGGCAAGTCGACGCTGATGGGCATGATGACCCGCTTCACCAATGCGGATGTCGTCGTCGTCGGCCTGATCGGTGAGCGCGGCCGCGAAGTGAAGGAATTCGTCGACCACACGCTGGGCGAAGAGGGCCGTCGCCGCGCCGTGGTCATCGCCGCACCGGCCGACGCGCCGCCGTTGTCGCGCCTGCGTGGTGCGCAGGTCGCCACGGCCGTGGCCGAACATTTCCGCGACCAGGGCAAGCGCGTCCTGCTGCTGATGGATTCGCTGACCCGCTACGCCCAGGCCCAGCGTGAGATCGCGCTGGCCATCGGCGAGCCGCCGGCCACGAAGGGTTATCCGCCGTCCGTATTCGCGATGCTGCCGGCCCTGGTCGAGCGCGCCGGCAACGATGCCGAAGGCCGCGGTTCGATTACCGCCTTCTACACCGTGCTGACCGAGGGTGACGATTACCGCCATGACCCGATCGCCGATGCGGCGCGTGCCATCCTCGATGGCCACATCGTGCTGTCGCGCGACCTGGCCGAGGCCGGGCATTACCCGGCGATCGACATCGAAGCGTCGATCAGCCGCGTCATGCACTCGGTGGTCAGCAAGGAGCACATGCGTTCCGCGCAGCGTTTCCGCCAGGTCTATTCGGCGTATCGCCAGCAGCGTGACCTGATTGCCGTGGGCGCCTACCAGAAGGGTAGCGATCCGCGTACCGACGAAGCGATTGCGCTGTACCCGAAGCTGTCGGCCTTCCTCCAGCAGGAAACGGATACGCCGGTCTTCCTCGACGAAGCGGAAGCCGGCCTGGCTGACGCGGCGAAGGCCGGCTGA
- the flhB gene encoding flagellar biosynthesis protein FlhB, producing the protein MSEESDKEDRTESPSDKRLREAREKGDLPRSRDLSTAVVVFAGVAMLIASREQIALHAANIMHVGLSYGREDLFAANGLSRALMTAVLEALRMLGPVFAVTMAAAVAAPALMGGLNFSFEALVPKFDRLNPIQGFSRLVSKNGLVELGKSILKLLLIGAALVWYLRKSTNEMYAVGSGPVKEGIAHAFGMFGSASLIFALALGAIGLIDAPWQKYSFTTKMKMTKQEVKDEHKESEGSPELKSKIRQMQHQMARRRMMEDVPTADVIVANPTHFSVALKYDENRMGAPRVVAKGMDVIALQIRQLGTESKVPVVEAAPLARALYHSTEIGREIPSALYVAVAQILAYVFRLKQAIATGDLPPDMPRQEIDPELMGPYRMDK; encoded by the coding sequence ATGAGCGAGGAGAGCGACAAGGAAGACCGCACCGAATCACCTAGTGACAAACGCCTTCGCGAAGCCCGTGAAAAGGGCGACCTGCCGCGTTCGCGCGACCTGTCGACCGCCGTGGTGGTGTTCGCCGGCGTGGCCATGCTGATCGCCTCGCGCGAGCAGATCGCCCTGCATGCCGCCAACATCATGCACGTGGGGCTCAGCTACGGCCGCGAAGACCTGTTCGCCGCCAACGGCCTCAGCCGTGCGCTGATGACCGCCGTGCTGGAAGCCCTGCGCATGCTCGGCCCGGTGTTCGCCGTGACCATGGCCGCCGCCGTGGCCGCGCCGGCGCTGATGGGCGGCCTGAACTTCTCCTTCGAGGCGCTGGTGCCGAAGTTCGACCGGCTGAACCCGATCCAGGGCTTCTCGCGGCTGGTCTCGAAGAACGGCCTGGTCGAGCTGGGCAAGTCCATCCTGAAGCTGCTGCTGATCGGCGCCGCCCTGGTCTGGTACCTGCGCAAGAGCACCAACGAGATGTACGCGGTCGGATCCGGCCCGGTGAAGGAGGGCATCGCCCACGCCTTTGGCATGTTCGGCAGCGCCTCGCTTATCTTCGCCCTGGCGCTGGGCGCGATCGGCCTGATCGATGCGCCGTGGCAGAAGTACAGCTTCACCACGAAGATGAAGATGACCAAGCAGGAAGTGAAGGACGAGCACAAGGAAAGCGAGGGCTCGCCGGAGCTGAAGTCAAAAATCCGCCAGATGCAGCACCAGATGGCACGCCGCCGGATGATGGAAGACGTGCCCACGGCGGACGTCATCGTCGCCAACCCCACGCACTTCTCGGTGGCGCTGAAATACGACGAAAACCGCATGGGAGCGCCGCGCGTGGTGGCCAAGGGCATGGACGTCATCGCCCTGCAGATCCGCCAGCTGGGCACCGAATCGAAGGTTCCCGTGGTGGAAGCGGCCCCGTTGGCACGAGCCTTGTATCACTCGACGGAAATCGGACGCGAAATCCCCTCGGCCCTGTACGTGGCCGTGGCCCAGATCCTGGCCTACGTGTTCCGACTCAAGCAGGCGATCGCCACCGGCGACCTCCCGCCCGACATGCCCCGGCAAGAGATCGACCCGGAGCTGATGGGCCCCTACCGCATGGATAAGTGA
- the fliJ gene encoding flagellar export protein FliJ, which produces MPSRADRLQPVVDLAADKAEEATRALATHQRAVVEAGHQLDELRRYRNEYAEMPNGISVAELLNRQQFLQKVDMAIVQQLGEVQRRERALERARTDWADARGRAKALDSVTAKYREQERKSQDRREQEQADERSQYRRTPRHEA; this is translated from the coding sequence ATGCCGTCCCGCGCCGATCGCCTGCAGCCGGTGGTGGACCTCGCGGCCGACAAGGCCGAGGAGGCCACCCGTGCGCTGGCCACGCACCAGCGTGCCGTGGTCGAGGCCGGGCACCAGCTCGACGAGCTGCGCCGCTATCGCAACGAATACGCCGAGATGCCCAACGGCATCAGCGTGGCCGAATTGCTCAATCGCCAGCAGTTCCTGCAGAAGGTCGACATGGCCATCGTGCAGCAGCTGGGCGAAGTGCAGCGCCGCGAGCGCGCGCTGGAGCGTGCCCGCACGGATTGGGCGGATGCACGTGGCCGCGCGAAAGCACTGGATTCCGTGACCGCGAAATACCGCGAACAGGAACGCAAATCGCAGGATCGGCGCGAGCAGGAGCAGGCCGACGAGCGCTCGCAATACCGTCGTACACCAAGGCACGAGGCTTAG
- the fliN gene encoding flagellar motor switch protein FliN, producing MNEPTILEPVDGAADLTKSMGLGSDVNLDVILDVPVTMAMEVGRTKISIRNLLQLNQGSVVELDRAAGEPLDVFVNGTLVAHGEVVVINEKFGIRLTDVISPAERVRKLR from the coding sequence ATGAACGAACCCACCATCCTCGAACCCGTCGACGGCGCCGCCGATCTCACCAAGTCCATGGGCCTGGGTAGCGACGTGAACCTCGACGTCATCCTCGACGTGCCGGTCACCATGGCCATGGAAGTGGGCCGGACCAAGATCAGCATCCGCAACCTCCTGCAGCTCAACCAGGGCTCGGTGGTGGAACTGGATCGCGCCGCCGGCGAGCCGCTCGACGTCTTCGTCAACGGCACCCTGGTCGCCCATGGCGAAGTCGTGGTGATCAACGAGAAGTTCGGCATCCGCCTGACCGACGTGATCAGCCCGGCCGAACGCGTCCGCAAGCTTCGTTGA